In Mustela lutreola isolate mMusLut2 chromosome 1, mMusLut2.pri, whole genome shotgun sequence, one genomic interval encodes:
- the SLC22A10 gene encoding solute carrier family 22 member 10 isoform X6 — protein sequence MAFQELLDQVGGLGKFQILQMVLIVPFLVMTACQMFLENFTTVIPGHRCWVHTLDNDTVSDNDSGILSPETLLRIFIPLDSDLRPEKCHRFIHPQWQLLHLNGSVTNMTEPDKETCLDGWVYDQSSFPSTIVTEWDLVCNYQSQKSVVQSLFMAGMLVGGLIGGHLSDRFGRKLILRWCLLQLTIVGTSAAFVSNFHIYCLLRFLSGCSSIIILANDGMLITEWIRPPSRVMVITVISCAFSVGHILLGGLAFVFREWRTLQLVVSVPFLVFFFSSRWLVESARWLIINNKPEEGLEALRKVAYTNGMQNAGDALTMEGLRSSMQDELEAAQTKVTIWDLFHTPILCKRTCILLFVRFAITIPFYGIMINLQHLGSNIFLFQAIFGVLTAIIRCLPLLVQNHMGRRTTQTLFMFLVGLSVLVNTFVPQGHELSD from the exons ATGGCCTTTCAGGAGCTCTTGGATCAAGTTGGTGGCCTGGGGAAATTCCAGATCCTTCAGATGGTTTTAATTGTTCCCTTTTTGGTGATGACAGCATGTCAAATGTTTCTGGAGAACTTCACTACCGTCATTCCTGGTCATCGCTGTTGGGTGCACACCCTTGACAATGACACAGTTTCTGATAACGATAGTGGGATCCTTAGCCCTGAGACCCTCCTGAGAATCTTCATCCCACTGGACTCAGACTTGAGGCCAGAGAAATGTCATCGCTTTATCCATCCCCAGTGGCAGCTTCTTCATCTGAATGGAAGTGTCACCAACATGACTGAGCCAGACAAAGAGACCTGTCTAGATGGCTGGGTGTATGACCAAAGCTCCTTCCCCTCCACCATCGTGACTGAG TGGGACCTAGTATGTAATTATCagtcacagaaatcagttgttcaATCCCTATTCATGGCTGGAATGCTGGTGGGAGGCCTCATAGGTGGTCATCTCTCAGACAG GTTTGGGAGAAAGTTGATTCTCAGGTGGTGTCTCCTACAGCTTACCATCGTTGGGACCAGTGCAGCTTTTGTTTCCAACTTTCACATTTACTGCTTACTCCGCTTCTTGTCTGGTTGTTCTTCCATCATCATCCTGGCAAATGATGGTATGCTCA TCACAGAGTGGATAAGGCCTCCATCTAGAGTAATGGTAATAACAGTGATATCCTGTGCCTTCAGTGTGGGACACATACTCTTGGGAGGACTGGCATTTGTCTTTCGAGAGTGGCGCACTCTGCAGCTGGTGGTGTCTGTACCTttccttgtcttctttttctcctccag GTGGCTGGTGGAATCTGCTCGGTGGCTTATTATCAACAATAAACCAGAGGAGGGCTTGGAGGCACTAAGAAAAGTTGCATACACAAATGGAATGCAGAATGCTGGAGATGCCCTGACAATGGAG GGTTTGAGATCCAGCATGCAGGACGAGCTGGAGGCAGCACAAACCAAAGTTACCATTTGGGATTTGTTCCACACCCCCATCCTGTGTAAGAGAACCTGTATCCTACTATTTGTGAG ATTTGCAATCACAATACCCTTTTATGGCATCATGATCAATCTACAGCACCTTGGGAGCAATATTTTCCTGTTCCAGGCGATCTTTGGGGTCCTCACTGCCATTATCCGATGTCTTCCTCTTTTAGTACAGAATCATATGGGCCGTCGAACAACCCAGACACTTTTCATGTTCCTGGTGGGACTTTCTGTTTTGGTCAACACGTTTGTGCCCCAAG
- the LOC131814329 gene encoding uncharacterized protein LOC131814329 → MGNDLARLEDSLKDVLKTNGTPLKAKTARAFLKEVKEIAPWFIEEGLLNVPQWENLGEDLKRCPSTSPGTLAVWSLVKVCLQSPREPLQRAVLQGGKVLEQMKGESRKGSSRDSESESESSEGMSERELQEIGKIEASNKKRESPGLQTDLETARQQLEEKKAELQKVLGELRMQGEVMAQLKTGAEATVVAQSKLKTEVTPLPHSSPTALPHEWPPPYRPSCAKTCYCSGCTAENWREVLGPGKGFFPVLEDQNQQRYHQPLDFKLVNQLKEAVSAYGPQAAFTVSLVESLGTLYLTPEDWANLARAVLRSRKLSI, encoded by the coding sequence ATGGGGAACGATCTTGCTCGCTTGGAGGACTCCTTAAAAGATGTCCTCAAGACGAACGGTACCCCCTTAAAGGCAAAAACAGCGagggcttttttaaaagaagtaaaagagatTGCCCCCTGGTTTATAGAAGAAGGGCTCCTAAATGTGCCACAATGGGAAAACCTGGGTGAGGACTTAAAACGCTGCCCCTCTACATCCCCAGGGACTCTAGCTGTGTGGTCCCTGGTGAAGGTATGTTTACAATCCCCCCGAGAGCCCCTGCAGCGAGCAGTACTACAGGGAGGGAAAGTCCTTGAGCAAATGAAGGGAGAGTCCCGTAAGGGCTCCTCCCGAGATTCTGAATCCGAAAGCGAAAGCTCAGAAGGGATGTCCGAACGCGAGTTACAGGAGATAGGAAAGATAGAGGCAAGTAACAAGAAAAGGGAATCTCCCGGTCTCCAGACAGACTTGGAGACCGCGAGGCAGCAACTTGAGGAAAAGAAGGCGGAATTGCAAAAGGTGTTAGGAGAGTTAAGAATGCAGGGAGAAGTAATGGCGCAGCTGAAGACAGGGGCGGAAGCTACAGTTGTGGCGCAGTCGAAATTAAAAACGGAAGTTACACCGCTTCCGCATTCCAGCCCCACAGCGCTACCCCATGAGTGGCCCCCGCCTTATAGGCCCAGCTGCGCCAAGACATGCTATTGTTCGGGCTGTACCGCGGAAAATTGGAGAGAGGTCCTTGGCCCGGGAAAAGGCTTTTTTCCAGTGTTAGAAGATCAGAATCAGCAGAGGTACCACCAGCCACTAGATTTCAAATTGGTAAATCAGCTTAAGGAGGCAGTCAGCGCCTATGGACCCCAGGCAGCTTTCACTGTCTCCCTTGTGGAGTCGCTGGGAACACTTTACCTCACTCCTGAGGATTGGGCCAACCTGGCCAGAGCGGTTTTAAGATCACGTAAgctctcgatttga